GTTCTTCGGATTTCCTCATCTCTTCCAATTACAGGATCTAATTTCCCCTCTCTGGCGGCAGAAGTAAGGTCTAGGCCGTACTTTTGCAGTGCTTCGTAGCTATTTTCAGCATTTTTCTGGGTCACTTTTTTGTCACCTCTAATAGCATTTATAGCCTCAAGAAGGCTTTTTTTGTGTATTTGATTTTGTTCAAATAACCTATAACAAACCCTCTCGTCATCAAATAGGGAAATCACTAAATGTTCGCTTGAAATGAAATCATCTTTGAATGATTGTTTAATATTTTTTGCTCTTGAAATTGATAAAGATATGTTTTTGCCAAAGAAAATTGATTCTTGGGCCTTCAGCATTTTTGGTTGGTTCTTTATAAAATCTTCTATTTCTGTGAGTAGAATTTTTATTTTTCCGCCCGATCTTTCTATTACTTTTATTGCAATTTCGTTTTTCTTTAGAAGAGACCAAAGAAGATGTTCAGTTTCTAAAGTCTGATGTTTTTTAGTTAATGCGAAATCTTTTGCATCAATGATTCCTTGCCAAGCGCAGTTAGTAAATTCATCAGGATTTACCTTCATCCTTAAAAATAATTGCCTTTTTAATACTATTCAAGTCTGTTGATTATATAAATATAAGAAAACCGACCTTTTTACTTGGTAAAATAAATTAGTCAGATCACTTTAAGTTTTTGTAACTAATAAGTTGAATTTTAATATCTAAGTTTGATCTGCTTTAGACCTATTATTTATATTGATTAGCGGCTTTCTCTAAATTAAAATGCTCACTCTGATTGCTAATCAATACTTTTTCGCAAATAAGAATAAATCCTTTGATGTTTAAAATTGCTATAATTTCTCTTCAGAAAAAGATTATGCTAAAAGCTTTTGATTGAATTCTTAAATATATTTTTTCAAAAAAAAAGATGGGGAAATCCCATCTTTAATAAATTCCTTTTGGAGATTTAGTTGACTACGACTTTTCCAACCATTCCTGCACCCCTGTGAGGCTCGCAGTAAAAGTCGTATGTTCCAGCTGTGCTAAAAGTTCTTTCCCAAGACTCTCCAGGAGCAAAAGCTAAATCTGGATGACTTAGAGCATCATTTCCGTCAAAAACGGCATTATGAGGAGCAAGTTTGTTGTTTACAAACTTTACGGTGTCACCAGCGCTTATGTTTAGGGTGCTTGGTTCGAAAGCAAGCATTCCTGCATCGGTGCCAAGCTTAACTTCAACAGTTGAAGCATTCACATTTGATACACCAATTACAAGGAATGCAAAGAAAGCAAATAAAGCTGTTGAAATAGAACGAATCATGAAATTAATTCTTCTCTTTTTTTAATTTTACTACTTTAGCTTCTGTTTGCCATTTTAGTGTTTAGTTAAACCAGAATTATGTAAAACTTGACTTAGAGTTTTGGCATAGCTGATACCTCCAAAGGTTTCAGGAGAGGTTACGGGCTCATGTATAAAGTGTTTTTGTCTAAGACTAAATCTATCCCAGTTTGTAATTTGAATTGGGAGTAATGTAGTTAAAAGTTCAACAAGCCAAGTCCAAAGTGGGATTTGAGGGACTTTACTCATCCCTTTCCATCTTAGAAGCGTCTGAATTACTACATCGATACTTATATAAGGTTGCCCTAAAACGAATTTTTTTATTTTAGTGCCAGTAACAAGTTGTGTAGGTTTGAAATTAGAGGTTGCTAGATGCCCGCAAATGAAAGCAATATCTGCTGCGTGAATAAAATGAAACCTTGAGAATAATTTTATCCATCTTGCTAGCCATATCCATTTCAATGCATCTCTAAGGCCTTTGGTCAGATAACTAGTTGGAAATTTACTTTTACCGTCTAAACGACCGCCAAAAACTAGTGTTGGGAAAACAGCTATGATCTTCGTTGCAAGCTGATGAGATTCAAGCTCTTTGAGGCATTGTGCTTTCGTTTGTATGTACTCTGTTCCATAGGTAAAAGCTTCGGGTAACAAATTTAAGTTTCTATCAAGAACACTTGCAGTTGAGAAATAAATAATTTGTTTGATATTGGAAGGATTTAGTAAGTCGAGCAAATTTTTTACTGCATCAATGTTTACTTCTTTCGCTCTTTTAGGATCACCCCAAGCAGTTGCAGTATGAATAACTCTGTTGACTTCTGAAAGTTCTTTCTTGAACTTATTTGATTGTCTCAAATCTCCAACTAAAATTTTAATCCTTGGGTTTTCTAAATTTATTGAAGTTATTTTTTTTGGATCTCTAACCCATAAAAATAATTCTGAACTTGAGTTTTCGATTAGCCAATTTACTATGTATTGTCCAACACATCCACTTGCACCAGTGATCAGAATTATTTCGTTTTTCAAGATGAAACTTTTATAAGTTCATTGACATTTTTACCAGCCTCGAAAAATACTCTTGCATTGTCTTCTGGCGTCCCAGGAAGTATTCCATGACCAAGGTTAAGAATATGTTTTCTACCTTTAGCTTTTTTGACGACATCAACAATTCTTGATCTAATCGCATCAGGAGTACCAAACAAAAGTCCTGGATCAACATTTCCTTGAACTCCTACTGCTTGAGGCAGCCTTTTTAGTCCATCCGCCATGTCAACAGTCCAATCTAAAGAGACTATATCTACTCCAGTTTGTCCCATCCTTTCAAGCACTCCAGCACTGCCAGAGATATATAAAATCATGGGTGTATCTGGATGTTTTTCTTTTACTAAATTGACTACCTTTTGTTGATAAGGTGCGGCAAACTCGTCATAATCTTGTGGACTTAATTGTCCTGCCCATGAATCAAACATTTGAACTACTTGGGCCCCAGATTCAATTTGATAGGACAAATAGTTTGCAATTGATTCCGCAAAGTGATTTAAAAGTTGATGCAGTAGTTCTGGTTCTTGGAATGCCATTGACTTAATAACTGCATAATTTTTGCTGCTTTTCCCTTCTACAACATATGCAGCAAGAGTCCAGGGAGCTCCTACAAAACCGAGAACTGCAGCTTTATTTCCAACGCTTTCTCTTAGCCTCCCAAGAACTTCACCAACAAAAGACATGCTTTCTTCTGGTTGCAGAGGCTTTAGGTCTTTAACCTGCTTTAGGCTTCTTATTGGGTCATTTATCAAGGGTCCTTTACTTTCAACGATGTCAAAGTTAATTCCCATTCCAGGAAGAGGAGTCAAGATATCTGAAAAAAGTATTACTCCATCTGGTTGAAAAGCTTTGAAAGGTTGCATTGAAATTTCATAAGAAAGATCGGGGTTTTCGGATCTTTCCCTGAAACTTGGATGGTTATCACGCAGGTCGCGATATACCTTCATGTATCTTCCCGCTTGGCGCATCATCCAAACAGGGGGCCTTTCAACATTCTCTCCGCGAGCGGCACGAAGTAGTAAAGGAGTAGTTTCGTTCATTATTTTGTCCTTTTATTCGAAAAACTTACATGAAGCAGTAACTTGAAAATCATGAAATACGTTCTCTGCAAAAGTTCGTCATACCTTTTGAATTTTTACATCCAGACGACAGTTGAAATTAGGTTATGAGGCAAGGTTGAAACATTTCTATTCGAGGAAGCTTAATTCTTCTTGGATTTATGCTTTAGAATCAGAACACTTAGAGGAGGAAGGCAAAGATCTATAGAATTTTCATAGCCATGTATGGTGTATAAATCTGTTGATTTTCCTCCCATATTACCTAGATTTGAACCTCCATATTGACTCGCATCTGTATTAAAAATTTCTTCATAGAATCCATCAACAGGCACGCCTATTCTGTAATTTGAATGGTCTTGAGGGGTAAAGTTTGCCACTATTACTAACCACTCTCCATCAGTTTTTTCTCTTCTCATAAAACTGATTACTGAATTTTTATTATCATCGCAATCAATCCACTGGAATCCGTATTCGTCAAAATCATTTCTCCATAAAGCAGGTTCTTTTTTGTATAAGGTATTTAAATCATCTACTAATTTCTGTATTCCTTTGTGAGGTTCATGATTTAAGAGATCCCATTGCAAATCATCCCAAACATTCCATTCTTGACGCTGCCCAAATTCCATTCCCATAAATATTGTTTTTTTACCTGGATGTGTCCACATATATGCAAGTAAGGCTCGTGTATTAGCATACTTCTGCCAGTCGTCACCTGGCATCTTATGTAGGAGATGACTTTTTCCGTGAACAACTTCATCATGGCTTAAAGCAAGCATAAAGTTTTCGGTAAAGTTATAACAAATGGAGAAAGTAATGTTGTTTTGATTGAATTGTCTAAACCAGGGGTCAATTTCAAAATAATCGAGCATATCGTGCATCCAACCCATGTTCCACTTGAGATTGAAACCAAGTCCATCTATGTCAGTTGGTTTAGTTACCCCAGTCCATGTAGTTGATTCTTCTGCAATGGAAAGTGCACCTGGAAAATGTTGAAACAGAACGTGATTAGCCTGTTGTAGAAATCTGACTGCTTCAAAATTTTCATTCCCTCCATTTTCATTAGGTATCCATTCACCCTCAGGACGAAGATAGTCTTTGTAAAGCATTGAGGCAACTGCATCAACACGTATTCCATCTATATGAAATTGATCAAACCAGAAAATTAGATTTGCAACTAGAAAATTACGAACTTCATTTCGACTGTAATTGAAGATTAAGGTTCCCCATTCTTTATGCTCTCCAATTCTGGGATCTGAATGCTCGTAAAGATGGCTGCCATCAAAATAAGCAAGTCCATGCTGATCTTTAGGGAAGTGGCCCGGAACCCAATCGAGAATGATTCCTATTCCTTCTTTGTGGCATGAATCAACGAAGGCTCGAAACTCATCTGGTGATCCATATCTACTAGTAGGTGCATACCAACCAGTTACTTGATACCCCCATGAGCCATCAAAAGGGTGCTCTGAAATTGGCATAAGCTCGATATGAGTGAAGCCTCTCTCTTTGACATAGGGAATGACCTTATTTGCTAACTCTTTATAAGTAAGCAATCTTGAGCCAGGCTTCATATCTGCGGCTGGAACAGGGGCTCTATGATCTCCGTTTGAGTTGATAAATGGATCGTCTGAGGAAGCATGCATCCAGCTTCCTAAATGCATTTCATAAACCGATATTGGTTGCGCTAAAGGATCTCTATTGTCGCGATTGGATATCCAAGACTGATCATTCCATTGAAATGAATCGATTTTTGATATGACTGAGCTTTTTGCAGGCCTTACTTCATGTTGAAAACCATAAGGGTCGGCTTTCTCATAGCAATGTCCTTTTTCAGTCCTGATTTCATATTTGTATAAATCTCCCTCACTTAGACCAGGTATGAATAGTTCCCAAATTCCCCCTAGACGTTTTTGCATAGGGTGATGTCGGCCATCCCATGAATTGAGATCACCAATAAGGGAAACGCTTCTTGCATTAGGCGCCCATAAGCAAAACATAACTCCTTGCTTATTATCTATTTCAGTGAGGTGAGCACCCATTTTTCGCCAGATGTGATGGTGATTTCCCTCCGCGAAAAGATGTCTATCAATTTCACCCATCCACTCTTTTCGGAAGCTCCAAGGATCATTTTGAACATGTTCAATGCCTCCTCTCTGTACTTTTACTTGATAATCAGTACCGGGATCTTTTTCGGTAACTCCTTCAAAGATCCATTCGTGATTTGGATTTTGTAGCTGGATTTTTGTTCCTTGTATTATCAGTTCAACTGCACTTGCCTCAGGCATCCATATTCGAATTATCCATTTATCTTTAAACGGTTGAGGACCAAGAATAGAAAAAGGATTTTCATGTCTGCATTCAGAAAGTCTTTGTCCGTCATCTTTCAAAGAATCTAGAAGAATAGAGACGGTCATGACTTATCGCTTAAATAGCTAGTAAGCTTAATCCTATGCAAGTAAATATTGAACCCCTAAGAGGAAATAAGTGATTCAAATTTAAGTTTTGAATTTAAAAGTAATAGTGAAATTGTAGTCACTAGGCAGTTAGGGCTAGGTTCTGCGCACAAATATTGACTCTGACCAGGATTTATTCCAATTGCTGGCCATCCTGATCCTGAGATTGAAATTCTTAAGCGATCTCCTTCTTTAAATGTTGCCAGAATCGGTTGAAGTCTGATTTGTTTAGCGCTTTTTATGCCTTTATCACAATTAGCAATTCTGAGAACACCAGTAGAAAGTTGAGTGGCAGTATTCTCAACCGCAGTAGGAATTATTGATAATGCAACAAACAGATCAAAACTTTCTCTGTCGCACTTGGTTTCTAAAAAAAGATTTGGAATACCTTCCAGCCTGAGATTATTCAAAATAGGATCTGATGTAAATACTGCGACATCAGGTCGAATATCAAGATTATACCTGTTCGCTTCACCCGCAGTATCACTGAGATGTCCTCCGATTGCTGGTATTGGTCTCCATGGGTCGTGAACTAAATTCACTTCACTATCGGATTCTAAATCAGAATAAGGGACTAGGCGTCCTTCAAGATGACTTGTTGCGGCTAAACCTTCGCTAAGAAGATTCCATGTAGGAGCTTTATTTTGAACCGAAAGTTCCCAACTCTTAGTGGTTAGATTCCATAGATTGATTTGAGGGAAATCAATCTCTTTGTTTTTTTCTTTTAAATGAGAATCAAAAAAATCTAACTGGGTACGTTGTACACCCTCCCACCATTGAAGATGAGTAGCAGGACCAATTAGTAATTTAGGATTGCCTCCTGTCTTTTTAGATTTCTCAAAAATATCTAAAATCCCTTTCAAATGAGGATCCCACCAACCCCCAATTAGGAGCAAAGGTTTTTTTAACCAGCTATCTAATGGCTCATGGGTTTTCCATTGAGGAGTTTTGCTAGACGAAAGATTTAGCCATTTATATGCCATCCCTTCTGGATCATTCTTTTTGAGTAAATAATGACCGTTATATAAGTATTTTTTCGATTCAAGATTTTCACGGATTTCGTGCCAAGCTGTCCAATTTTTCTCTCTTTGTGCTTTTTGGGCGGCTAATTGCAAACCCCATCCAATTCCCAAGTGCCACCAAAACGCTCCTCCTTCACAACTCCAATGTTCATTCTCTGAAAGACCTGTCATTGCAGGAATAATGCAATCAGGTGGAGGAGTACCTTCCTCCGCAATGAGTTGTGTTAAGCCTTGATATGAAAAACCGTATGTGCCTAGTAGGCCATTGCATTCAGGCAAGGATCGAACCCAATTGTGAGTTTGACTAGTGTCTGAAGCTTCTTGACTGAAACCTGAAAACTCTCCTTCAGACCCACCTTGACCTCGTACATCTTGTATGACGACTAGATAGCCCTTACTAGCCCACCAAGATGGATGAGCATACGTAATTGTAGAAGCAATTTCTCTTCCATATGGCTGGCGCATAAGTAAGACAGGCCATGGACCTTTTCCCTGAGGCGACCAGATTCGAGATTTTAGTAATGTTCCGTCTCTAAGTTTTAAGCCTTCGTCCCTGTATCTTATAGAATTCATTACTTTGTCTTAAAAAGTTTCTGGGCAATAAAGACCTCTTACGTACATAGAAAGGATCTCAGCATCAACTTCGCTTATATTTTTTTGAATTGAAATTTTCTGAATAGATTGTTGTGAACCAGCTGAAATATTTTCTTTATTTAATTCTCTGAAACTTTCGCAAATAGACTTTGCTTCATCGGGATTCCTTTTTACAACCTCAAGAAGTCTTGATTGAGCCATTGCACCTTGACTAATTCCAAATGATGTAAATATTAAAGTGATTAGTAAACCATTCATTTTCGTTAGTTTACCTAGTTTTTTTTTAATTATATTCTATTACCTAATTGTTCTTGGGTAAATTAAATAATGCTTTTTTTCGCTTTCTCTATTAAAAAGTGGGCTTTTTTTAGATCTATTATTGGAATTCTTCCTGTTCGAAGAATTCTTTCAAAGCGTCCAGTCTTTTGAACTAGCTCTTGAGGAGTAAGTCGTGAAATGGCCTTGTTGGTAATTAATCCTGAGTGCATCAGCAAGGCTGCTTCGTTGAGTTGAATATCTAAAGTACATATAAAATACGCTATACATTTAAGTCTTTTTAGATTGCGAACACTACCTAGACTTCCATAGATTAGATGATTTATTTCTTCATCGCTGATAGATAATAAAGAATCCCATGTTTTTATATTATTTGATAAAAGTATTTTTTCTTCTTGATAAAATGTTTTAGGAAGATCTTTCAATAATGAGTTATTATTCATCAGTCTCTAATAAAGTGATTTCTTCAATTTCAGCATTATTTGATAAATATTCACTTGCAGAATAATTCCTGTCTGGTAATTCTATTATCTTTGATTCTTTTAAATCATTTATTAATTCACCTAGAACAATTGGTTTACTTATTCCATCACCAGCTGATTCTATCTTTCTTAGCCTGACTTTGACCTGAGCGCCATTTCTTCCTCCCCCTTTCAAATTACCAGCTATTTGTAACAATGTTGGTTTTACAGCTTCTTTAGGGAAATCATTTGATGCTTGAGCAACAACTAAATCAAATCCATTGTCATAAACAATAGGAGCATATTTGTAACCTTCGACATTAAGCGGAGGAGAATAACTTTGCTCAAAGGCCCAGCAACTAGCAGATAGTAAAAGTGTGAAAATTGTTGTCCCAGTTAGTCGGAATTTAATTCCCCAATTAAATAAATAAGCCAAAACAGTCAAGACGCCAAGTCCTGAGCCTCCCCAGGCTAGCCATTTTGTAACATCTTGGATAACTTCAATAATAGACATAGGCTGGTTTCTCCTGAATTGATTCTTTATAGTTTGTTAGCTCCCCCAAGTTTGAGAAACAATTTTCATGGGAGATGAGTGGAGTTCTAAAAGATTAAAGCAGTGGGGACTTGCTGGAACCTTTGCGGCATTGGGTGGTGTTTTGATTTGGAGTGGCGCAGACCTACTATTAAGTAGGACTATAAGCCGTTTTTCTCCACAAATAGAGAAAACATTATCTAATTCATTAGGTCACCCTTTAAAAATAGGTTCATACAGAGGTCTTAAACCATGGGGAGTTGAGTTGGGGCCAACAATTCTACTTCCAGGTATTAAAGATTCTTCCTCAGTTAATATTTCAAATTTAACAATTAAATTTGCTCCTTTTGCGAGTTTATTTAATTGGCAACCAGTTGCAATATTTAATCCAAAAGGAACAGAAATTTTATTAAGCAAAAATGATACTGGTTCGTTTTGGATTCTTCCCCATAATGATAATCCTAAGAAAATCAACCTTCAACTAAAATTTAATTTAAAAGAACCAACCAAAATTGTATTTAATTCTGGAGATACGACATTATTAGCGAAAGGTGATCTATCTCTCAATCTTGGTAAGAAAAAGATTTATGGTGCGATTAATCTAGACTCTAAAAAACAAGGAAGCCTTTTTATTGCGGGAAATGGGTATTGGGATGGAATAGAATTTAAAACTAAAGTAAAAATTAATAAATTAAGTCTTAGTATCTTTGAGGGGATTTTAGGAAATAAGACTAATATTATCACTAGAGGAAATATAAATGGAAGTCTAAATTTGGGAGTCAAGAAAGGTTTAATCAGATGTAAGGGTGATTTACTGTTTAATGATTTAACTCTAAAAGGAGGACCTCTAAGGGAGACCTTGTCTACAAATAATTCAAAAATAAAGTGTGATAATAATAAATTTATGTTAATTGATTCTAACTGGAATTATGGATATTGGGATATATCTAACTCATCTGAAATACCATTTTATAAAAAAGATAAAACTTATATAAATTCTGTAACTTCTATTAAGATTAAAGATTTCGAACATAAACCACTTTCTTTAAAATTAAAATTACCAATTTCAATAGTTGATCGGCAATTTATTCCTGGTGAATTAAATGCTAATTTTAATTTAGAATCTTTTCCTTTAGGCGCGTTAAATCCAATACTAAATGCCTCATTATCAGGAAAATTAAATACAAAAGGTGATTTTCGTGGCCCCTTATCTTCTCTGAACTCTGCTATTAACCTTTCTTTAAACAATCCACAGATTAATGGTATCCGATTAAGAGAAAAATGGAGAGGTTCTTTTACTCGAATTCCAGGTGAACAGAAATGGGGTAGTTTGAGAATGGTATCGGAAGGTGCTTCTATCCCTGGTGATCTTCAAATTAACTTTAATAAGGATGGAAGTTTTAATGATTTAAATCTAAATAGATTAGGAGGTAAAATAAGTCTAAATCCTAAATTAAATGCATTTGAATGGGATGCTAATAAATTTAGATTAGATCGAGTAGAAGTGGCTTTCCCGCCAGAGAAAAGTTTTAAACGAATCTTTGGGGAAGTTTCAGGTAATGGACAATTTTCTCTTGATCCATTATTTCTTAATGGTGATTTAAATTTAGATTATTTTAGATTGTTAGGTTTCAAAGTAAATAAGGCAAGCATTAAAGGTCAGATTAAAAATTCAGAAACCAATTTAACAGGTGAATTAATACCAACTGAAAAGGGAAAGATTAAGTTTGACATTAATAATGGGTCCGAATTTTCTTTGTTAGCTCAAGTTAAGGATGTAAGCTCTAGTTGGATTACAGCTACAGCTTTAGAGTTGCCTAAATTAGGATTGAAGTATTCAGATGCAATGGGTAAGGCTGAAGACTTAGAAAAATTTATAATTGGTTATTCAAATAGTTCTATAGATAGTCAGTTTGACGCTTTAACTAGGTCTCAGGATTCATATAGAGATGAGATATCTAGGATAAATAATCAGAGCATTATTAACCCTTATGATCTTAATGGGAATATTAATGCTGATATTAAATTAAGTGGTCCAACTCTATCTGATTTAAATGTAGAAGCAAAAGCCTTTGGTAAGGTTTGGACAGACAAAATAAAGATTCTAAGTCCCAATGATATAAAACCTTTTAAAGCAACTTTTAATGGGAATCTATCTTCAGGTATGGGAGATTTTTCTTTACTTGATTTTAATTTTTCATTATTATCTTTATTTGCACCAATACCTTCTGCAGTTGATGGGTATTTTGGTCTAAAGGGTAAATATATTTTAGGCAATTCCACCCCACAAGTTACAGCAGATTTAATTATTAAGAATACAGTAATTTATAACAGAAATATTATTTTAGATAATGGAAATATTAAATTTAAAGATAATTATCTAGAATTTGATATTGCTCTAAGGGATAAATCTTCGGCAAATCCTGTTAAGTTAGGTGGAACCTACCCATTAATTAGTTCTTACCCTATTGATCTAAAGGTCGAAAGTCATGGTGATGGGTTGGCGTTTTTGACTGGACTAACGAAAGGGAATGTTTCTTGGACCTCAGGGACAGCTGATCTAAGCTTGTTGATTAGAGGAACCCCTGCAAAACCTCTTGCGAATGGGTTTTTGGTTTTGAAAAACAGTGAGCTACTTTTTCAAGATAAAAAGATTCATAATTTGAATAGCACAATAGTTTTTGATTTCAATAGACTTGAAGTCCGTACTCTAAAAGCAAATACAGGAGCAAACGGCATCATTAACAGTCAAGGTGGAATTTCATTATTTGATTCTCAATTAAGTGAAAGCGAGCCATTGGCTATTTCTATAGAAAAAACACGAATCAAGACCGCATTTACTGACATCAGCGCTTCGTCTAACATTGTTGTTAAGGGATCTATTTTTAAACCTCAATTAGCAGGTGAAGTATTTATTTTAGAAGGTTCAATTTTTGCTAAAAGAGCTAATAATTCAGGTAAGACTTCATCTGAAAAAAGAGATTCTATGGTGAAAATAAGTCGTAGATTACCAGAACAAAAATGGAACCAGAGAGAACCCCTGGTTTTATTTATTCAAGATGAAGATGCACCTGCAAGTCGTATAATTAGTTCTGGCTTGCCTAAAGGGTTTGAGTCAATAATCTTTGATAATTTAAAGCTTGTACTGGGCCCTTCATTGCGATTGGTTTCACAACCCTTGGCAAGCTTCGAAACAAATGGATTCCTTTTCTTAAATGGTACTTTTGACGAAACACTTGATGTTAGTGGAGTTATTAAGCTTGTAAGTGGTTACGTTAATCTCTTTACGACTACCTTTAATTTAGATCAAAGTGAACCTAATGTAGCCGTATTTGTACCGTCTATGGGCTTGGTTCCATATGTTGACGTGACTTTGAAAAGCCGTGTTCCAGATAATGTTAGAGACGTCAGTAACTTTTCCTCTAATGGTATGGCATCATTTGGTATTGGAGGATCTCGTTTTGTAAATGTCGAAGTAACGGCCTCTGGGCCTGCAGATCGTATTAGTGAAAACTTTCAATTAAGAAGTACTCCAACTTTGGGAAGAAGTGAGTTGTTAGGACTTATAGGAGGTAATTCTCTTGCAAATCTAATAAGTAGTGGAGGAAATAGTGATGTGCTTGCTAGCTTTTTGAATAGATCTTTTGCTTCGTATCTTCAAGGCAATATTAATGGTTTTTTAAGTGATAGGCTTCAAATATCTTTGTATCCTGCATATATAAATGGATCAGATTCAGACGATGATGCTAGTGATAGTAGTTCTTCAAGTACTGATCAGGAAGATACGAATTTGCCAGGTCAACAGGCATGGGTGACAGAAATAGGAGTTGACCTTAACGATAAAATTAATTTTTCAGTTCAGGCTGCTCCTAACAGACAAGATATTCCACCGAAAGGAAATATTACTTTTCAAATGAATCCCAACGTAGGTCTACTAGGCTCGTTTGATAAGAATGGGAATTGGCAAAGTCAGCTTCAACTCTATTTTAGATATTAAATAAATGAATAGTTGAATAAAATGACTTAATAAAAAATTGCTTAGTTAGATAGATTTTTATCTTCTTTTATTGCTTGATTCGCCATTAAAGGAATATTTTAAAGATAGTACAAAATTATCTTTGATTAAATAGTTGATCTAAATCAAATGAGTACAAACTTTTCAGTTCCTGATCCTACGCCCCAGCTAATAAAAGTAGCAGAGAGTGCAAAAGAAGCTTCTGTTTTGCTTGGTCAATCCACTAATGAACAAAGGTGTGAGGCTTTGATCGAAA
The sequence above is drawn from the Prochlorococcus marinus str. MIT 1013 genome and encodes:
- a CDS encoding translocation/assembly module TamB, encoding MGDEWSSKRLKQWGLAGTFAALGGVLIWSGADLLLSRTISRFSPQIEKTLSNSLGHPLKIGSYRGLKPWGVELGPTILLPGIKDSSSVNISNLTIKFAPFASLFNWQPVAIFNPKGTEILLSKNDTGSFWILPHNDNPKKINLQLKFNLKEPTKIVFNSGDTTLLAKGDLSLNLGKKKIYGAINLDSKKQGSLFIAGNGYWDGIEFKTKVKINKLSLSIFEGILGNKTNIITRGNINGSLNLGVKKGLIRCKGDLLFNDLTLKGGPLRETLSTNNSKIKCDNNKFMLIDSNWNYGYWDISNSSEIPFYKKDKTYINSVTSIKIKDFEHKPLSLKLKLPISIVDRQFIPGELNANFNLESFPLGALNPILNASLSGKLNTKGDFRGPLSSLNSAINLSLNNPQINGIRLREKWRGSFTRIPGEQKWGSLRMVSEGASIPGDLQINFNKDGSFNDLNLNRLGGKISLNPKLNAFEWDANKFRLDRVEVAFPPEKSFKRIFGEVSGNGQFSLDPLFLNGDLNLDYFRLLGFKVNKASIKGQIKNSETNLTGELIPTEKGKIKFDINNGSEFSLLAQVKDVSSSWITATALELPKLGLKYSDAMGKAEDLEKFIIGYSNSSIDSQFDALTRSQDSYRDEISRINNQSIINPYDLNGNINADIKLSGPTLSDLNVEAKAFGKVWTDKIKILSPNDIKPFKATFNGNLSSGMGDFSLLDFNFSLLSLFAPIPSAVDGYFGLKGKYILGNSTPQVTADLIIKNTVIYNRNIILDNGNIKFKDNYLEFDIALRDKSSANPVKLGGTYPLISSYPIDLKVESHGDGLAFLTGLTKGNVSWTSGTADLSLLIRGTPAKPLANGFLVLKNSELLFQDKKIHNLNSTIVFDFNRLEVRTLKANTGANGIINSQGGISLFDSQLSESEPLAISIEKTRIKTAFTDISASSNIVVKGSIFKPQLAGEVFILEGSIFAKRANNSGKTSSEKRDSMVKISRRLPEQKWNQREPLVLFIQDEDAPASRIISSGLPKGFESIIFDNLKLVLGPSLRLVSQPLASFETNGFLFLNGTFDETLDVSGVIKLVSGYVNLFTTTFNLDQSEPNVAVFVPSMGLVPYVDVTLKSRVPDNVRDVSNFSSNGMASFGIGGSRFVNVEVTASGPADRISENFQLRSTPTLGRSELLGLIGGNSLANLISSGGNSDVLASFLNRSFASYLQGNINGFLSDRLQISLYPAYINGSDSDDDASDSSSSSTDQEDTNLPGQQAWVTEIGVDLNDKINFSVQAAPNRQDIPPKGNITFQMNPNVGLLGSFDKNGNWQSQLQLYFRY